Proteins from one Listeria weihenstephanensis genomic window:
- a CDS encoding alpha/beta fold hydrolase, with protein MGLLSAIFMAAAILLLIQLNGTHREVNQSTTPTIFIHGYRGTDRSLHGMIRRFDQEYDWATDALTVKVSPTGDITVKGTYNGKKADNPLINIVFADNRSTMTQQSLWTKKVMSYLQDHYGVTKFNAVGHSMGGGAWVSYLASYANNPDYPEVQKIVFLAVPFYPEEYVNGDQEVDLQNATAIHTKFAKQMEKKLKSSTRIMIIGGNLEDGTNSDGEVKIDSVMYGKELFTNQYVETHTLTGPTATHSNMHESPVVDNYVAKFLWGFKE; from the coding sequence ATGGGATTATTATCAGCTATTTTCATGGCGGCAGCAATTCTGCTATTGATTCAGCTAAATGGGACACACCGTGAAGTGAATCAAAGTACAACTCCAACAATATTTATTCACGGTTATCGTGGTACGGATCGGTCACTTCATGGCATGATCAGGCGCTTTGACCAAGAATATGATTGGGCGACGGATGCTTTGACGGTGAAAGTAAGTCCTACTGGGGATATCACGGTGAAGGGAACCTATAATGGAAAGAAGGCCGACAATCCACTTATCAATATTGTTTTTGCTGATAATCGCTCAACGATGACGCAGCAATCACTCTGGACAAAAAAAGTCATGAGTTACCTGCAAGATCATTATGGTGTCACGAAGTTTAACGCTGTTGGACATTCCATGGGCGGTGGTGCTTGGGTTTCTTACTTGGCGTCTTATGCCAATAACCCAGATTATCCAGAAGTTCAAAAAATCGTCTTTCTAGCTGTTCCTTTTTATCCAGAAGAGTATGTCAATGGAGATCAGGAAGTAGATTTGCAAAACGCTACTGCTATTCATACGAAATTTGCCAAACAAATGGAGAAAAAATTAAAGAGTAGTACACGTATTATGATCATTGGTGGTAATTTAGAAGATGGCACAAATAGTGACGGAGAGGTCAAAATTGATAGTGTGATGTACGGAAAAGAACTTTTCACCAATCAATATGTTGAGACTCATACGTTAACAGGCCCAACAGCGACACATAGTAACATGCATGAATCACCAGTTGTTGATAACTATGTCGCTAAATTTTTATGGGGATTTAAGGAGTAA
- a CDS encoding DUF4064 domain-containing protein — MIKRTAEVVLAVIGMLLGLVTLVGFTVIGFILDKAGSTKEGIASFTRSYYQSLEESGISVADVPSAKQVLDMVHTYAVLALIATIIFTIMLIIGLIFITGNKKPVLAGFMFLIAGIIVTIGGFVVAGFVPGLLLVIAAILSFVRKPKDPFMA; from the coding sequence ATGATTAAACGTACGGCAGAGGTTGTTCTAGCTGTTATCGGCATGTTACTAGGATTGGTGACGCTGGTTGGATTTACAGTGATTGGATTTATATTGGACAAAGCAGGAAGCACAAAAGAGGGTATTGCATCGTTCACGAGAAGCTATTACCAAAGTTTAGAAGAATCGGGTATTTCTGTAGCAGATGTTCCAAGTGCGAAACAAGTGCTTGACATGGTGCACACATATGCAGTACTAGCACTTATTGCAACGATTATCTTCACAATTATGCTTATCATTGGCTTGATTTTCATTACAGGCAATAAAAAACCAGTACTTGCAGGATTTATGTTTCTGATTGCTGGAATTATTGTTACAATTGGTGGCTTTGTTGTTGCTGGTTTCGTGCCAGGACTACTACTTGTTATCGCGGCTATTCTAAGCTTCGTACGCAAGCCTAAAGATCCATTTATGGCCTAA